The Dyella caseinilytica genome has a window encoding:
- the glnE gene encoding bifunctional [glutamate--ammonia ligase]-adenylyl-L-tyrosine phosphorylase/[glutamate--ammonia-ligase] adenylyltransferase: MAVTSASTESSALRALIDDRYAQLVACCRAAGVPLHDDAGVAERIRRTLLASDFAFETWRSQPQLLAPQGLERLRSGSDAAARIDTLKLDIDETATMATLRRFRHAEALRLVFRDVNGLDELPEVLSATSVLYETLLGSALDWSERMLAARYGHARGEDGSLQRLIVIGFGKLGGAELNFSSDIDLVLAYPHGGESDGARSLDNSEYFVRLGRQLVRLLNEPTKDGICARVDLRLRPFGNAGRLALPFSAMEQYYQREGRDWERYAWIKARTVAGDRTAGKQLQEMLRPFVYRKYLDYTAFAGLREMKALIDAEVARKDLADNLKLGPGGIREIEFIVQLVQLIRGGREPSLRVRGLLPALTACEARGHIPASRARALREAYVFLRRLENRVQMLRDAQTHDLPDDALTRERLALGLDYPAWEPLAEELARHREIVATEFAAVLMPEGGSRASVPAADAVLWQRACDESLDAALMESSGFVPGADAVDALSKLPQAAQLRAMSARTREQLDHLMPQLLSVARATAAPVPCLLRLCRLIQTVARRPSYLALLEEQPAARKRLAQLFADSAFLAERVIAQPLLLDDVLDPRIDQLPLKRADICAEIARVLTTLDEREAEAELERINEFKSSIAFRLGLAFNDGRADAVSTARRLAALAESVVNAVAALAEREVIAQHGRLPGQGSGFSVLGYGSLGGEELGFASDLDLVFVFDGQRAQEMSDGPRPLEGSRWYQRLTQRVMNWLTVLTRAGRLYEVDTRLRPDGSKGLLVGSLEAFVTYQESRAWTWEHQALLRARPVAGDAALNAELAEVRRRTLAVPRDRAAVLAEVSSMRQRWRAERDRSDAAQIDLKQGHGGLLDIEFALQGLVLAHAAHAPGLLAITANAGLIEACREARLLDTAQANCLTVAHAELLRRALLCTLDLRSRIAQRDEELEALTSDVNVVTRALGFAF, from the coding sequence ATGGCTGTGACTTCCGCTTCGACCGAATCCTCCGCGCTGCGTGCCTTGATCGACGATCGCTACGCGCAGCTGGTTGCCTGTTGCCGCGCTGCCGGCGTGCCGCTGCATGACGATGCAGGCGTGGCCGAACGCATCCGGCGTACTTTGCTGGCCAGCGATTTCGCCTTCGAAACCTGGCGCAGTCAGCCGCAGTTGCTCGCGCCGCAAGGATTGGAGCGCTTGCGCTCAGGCAGCGATGCCGCGGCGCGCATCGATACGCTCAAACTCGATATTGATGAGACGGCCACGATGGCTACGTTGCGCCGCTTTCGTCATGCCGAAGCGTTGCGCCTGGTCTTTCGTGACGTGAATGGCCTCGATGAGCTGCCGGAGGTGTTGTCGGCCACCAGTGTGCTCTATGAAACCTTGCTGGGCAGCGCGCTCGATTGGTCCGAGCGCATGCTGGCCGCCCGCTACGGGCATGCCCGCGGAGAGGATGGAAGCCTGCAGCGGCTGATCGTGATCGGCTTCGGCAAGCTCGGTGGCGCGGAGCTGAATTTCTCATCCGATATCGATTTGGTGCTCGCTTATCCGCACGGCGGCGAAAGCGATGGTGCGCGTTCGTTGGATAACAGCGAATATTTCGTACGCCTCGGTCGGCAGCTGGTGCGCTTGTTGAATGAACCCACCAAGGATGGGATCTGTGCACGCGTAGATCTGCGGCTGCGTCCTTTCGGTAATGCAGGTCGGCTTGCTTTGCCGTTCAGTGCCATGGAGCAGTATTACCAGCGAGAAGGGCGCGATTGGGAGCGTTACGCCTGGATCAAGGCGCGCACGGTGGCGGGTGATCGCACGGCGGGCAAGCAGTTGCAGGAGATGCTGCGGCCTTTCGTTTATCGCAAATATCTCGATTACACCGCTTTCGCTGGTTTGCGAGAGATGAAGGCGCTGATTGACGCGGAAGTCGCACGCAAAGACTTGGCGGACAATCTCAAGCTGGGGCCGGGCGGTATCCGCGAAATCGAATTCATCGTGCAGCTGGTGCAATTGATCCGCGGTGGCCGCGAACCGAGTTTGCGTGTACGCGGCTTGTTGCCGGCGCTTACCGCCTGTGAGGCGCGTGGACATATTCCCGCATCGCGTGCACGCGCTTTGCGCGAAGCGTATGTTTTCTTGCGGCGTCTGGAGAACCGCGTGCAGATGCTGCGCGACGCGCAGACCCATGACTTGCCTGACGATGCATTGACCCGCGAGCGTCTGGCCTTGGGCCTGGATTATCCGGCGTGGGAACCGCTGGCCGAGGAACTGGCCAGACACCGCGAGATCGTCGCTACCGAATTCGCTGCCGTGCTGATGCCCGAAGGCGGCTCCCGTGCGAGTGTGCCGGCGGCCGACGCGGTGCTGTGGCAGCGCGCCTGCGATGAATCGCTGGATGCCGCGCTGATGGAATCATCAGGCTTCGTTCCTGGCGCAGATGCGGTCGACGCCTTGTCGAAGTTGCCGCAAGCAGCGCAGTTGCGTGCGATGTCGGCGCGCACGCGCGAACAGCTCGATCATCTGATGCCGCAATTGCTGTCCGTGGCGCGCGCGACCGCGGCACCCGTACCATGCCTGCTGCGCTTGTGCCGGTTGATCCAGACCGTGGCGCGACGCCCTTCGTATCTGGCATTGCTGGAGGAACAGCCCGCCGCGCGCAAACGGCTTGCCCAACTGTTTGCCGACAGCGCGTTCCTCGCCGAACGCGTGATTGCACAGCCGCTGTTGCTGGACGATGTGCTCGATCCGCGTATCGATCAGCTGCCGCTCAAGCGTGCGGATATCTGCGCCGAGATCGCGCGCGTGCTTACCACGCTGGACGAACGTGAAGCCGAGGCGGAGTTGGAGCGCATCAACGAATTCAAATCCAGCATCGCCTTTCGCTTAGGGTTGGCTTTCAACGATGGGCGTGCCGATGCCGTGTCCACGGCGCGCCGCTTGGCCGCGCTGGCCGAATCGGTGGTCAATGCAGTAGCTGCGCTGGCCGAGCGTGAGGTGATCGCGCAGCATGGCCGACTGCCGGGGCAGGGCTCGGGTTTTTCGGTGCTTGGCTATGGCAGCCTGGGTGGCGAAGAGCTGGGTTTTGCGTCCGATCTGGATCTGGTCTTCGTGTTTGATGGTCAGCGCGCGCAAGAGATGAGCGATGGTCCACGTCCGTTGGAAGGTTCGCGCTGGTATCAGCGCCTGACCCAGCGCGTGATGAACTGGCTGACCGTGCTGACGCGGGCGGGGCGCTTGTACGAAGTGGATACGCGCTTGCGGCCCGACGGTTCGAAAGGACTGCTGGTCGGCAGCCTGGAAGCCTTCGTGACCTATCAGGAGAGCCGCGCCTGGACCTGGGAACATCAAGCCCTGCTGCGCGCCCGTCCTGTCGCCGGTGACGCAGCGTTGAATGCCGAGCTGGCAGAGGTCAGGCGCCGGACGCTGGCCGTGCCGCGCGATCGCGCGGCAGTGCTGGCGGAAGTGAGCAGCATGCGACAACGCTGGCGCGCCGAGCGCGATCGCTCGGATGCCGCGCAGATCGATCTCAAGCAAGGGCACGGTGGCTTGCTGGATATCGAATTTGCCTTGCAAGGTCTGGTGCTGGCGCACGCCGCTCATGCACCGGGCTTGCTGGCGATTACCGCCAACGCCGGCTTGATTGAAGCCTGCCGTGAGGCACGCTTGCTGGATACGGCCCAGGCCAACTGCCTGACCGTGGCGCATGCGGAGCTATTGCGGCGTGCGTTGCTTTGCACGCTGGATTTACGTTCGCGTATTGCACAGCGCGATGAAGAATTGGAGGCACTGACCAGCGACGTTAATGTCGTGACGCGCGCCTTGGGGTTTGCGTTTTAA
- a CDS encoding mitochondrial fission ELM1 family protein, which yields MSTRALPGECWAITDHAAGNQRQALALAERLGMPVRHLVLSPRAPWSWLSPRMMLGGRLALPRDQRTTFAAPWPTVAIGCGRSAALFTRMLRSVTEHHCHTVQILDPRIDPAHWDTVIAPRHDQLAGDNVLRPLGSLNPVDDNWLEDGREACSTLGDLPRPRVGVLLGGPRTGIRIDTDYAKRLIDTLLARRRSEGGSVLALASRRTPAAVIDVVRGALKGIPGLVWSGPDDGSNPYPGVLGWADRLVVTPDSVNMLSEACAVGCSVQTLVAEPLPSKIARFHRNLHEAGLLHDLDSAAPSQQIPLRETAAMADTLRQRVLLK from the coding sequence ATGAGCACAAGGGCGCTGCCTGGCGAGTGCTGGGCCATCACTGACCATGCCGCCGGCAACCAGCGGCAGGCGCTGGCCCTGGCCGAGCGGCTGGGCATGCCGGTGCGCCACCTGGTGCTGTCGCCGCGTGCGCCGTGGTCGTGGCTGTCACCACGGATGATGCTCGGCGGACGGCTGGCGCTGCCACGCGACCAGCGCACCACTTTCGCGGCGCCCTGGCCGACCGTGGCCATTGGCTGCGGCCGCAGCGCTGCCTTGTTCACCCGCATGCTGCGTAGCGTGACGGAACATCACTGCCATACCGTGCAGATCCTCGATCCGCGCATCGATCCGGCCCACTGGGACACCGTGATCGCCCCCCGCCACGATCAGCTCGCCGGTGACAACGTGCTGCGACCACTCGGATCGCTCAATCCCGTTGACGACAACTGGCTGGAAGACGGCCGCGAGGCGTGCTCGACCCTGGGTGATCTGCCGCGCCCGCGTGTCGGCGTGCTACTCGGCGGACCACGCACGGGGATCCGCATCGATACCGACTACGCCAAGCGGCTCATCGACACACTGCTTGCCCGTCGACGCAGCGAAGGCGGTAGCGTGCTGGCACTGGCATCGCGGCGCACGCCTGCCGCGGTGATCGACGTTGTGCGCGGCGCATTGAAAGGTATTCCAGGCCTGGTCTGGTCAGGACCTGACGACGGCAGCAATCCTTATCCCGGCGTACTCGGCTGGGCCGACCGACTGGTAGTCACGCCCGACTCGGTCAATATGCTCAGCGAAGCCTGTGCCGTGGGTTGTTCCGTACAGACGCTGGTGGCAGAGCCATTGCCGTCGAAGATCGCACGCTTTCATCGCAACCTGCACGAAGCGGGCCTGCTACACGATTTGGACAGTGCAGCTCCCTCCCAACAAATACCATTGCGCGAAACAGCTGCGATGGCCGACACCTTACGCCAACGCGTGCTGTTGAAATGA
- a CDS encoding malonic semialdehyde reductase — translation MSEKLAEAALDQLFRNARTFNAFLPKPVNEEQLHALYELAKFGPTSANSSPMRLVFVTSAAAKEKLKPFLSEGNRAKTLAAPVTAIVANDHEFYEKLPKLFPHADARSWFVGNQVAIDTTAFRNATLQGAYVIIAARALGLDCGPMSGFDNAGVDQAFFAGTSIKSNFLINIGYGDSSRDLFPRSPRLSFDEACRVE, via the coding sequence ATGAGCGAGAAGCTTGCCGAGGCGGCACTGGATCAGTTGTTCCGCAACGCCCGTACCTTTAACGCATTCCTGCCCAAGCCCGTCAACGAGGAGCAGTTGCATGCGCTGTACGAACTTGCGAAATTCGGCCCGACCAGTGCGAACTCCTCACCCATGCGACTGGTGTTCGTGACATCCGCCGCGGCCAAGGAAAAGCTCAAGCCATTCTTGTCCGAGGGCAATCGCGCCAAGACGCTGGCCGCGCCGGTCACGGCCATCGTTGCTAATGATCATGAGTTCTACGAAAAGTTGCCGAAGCTGTTCCCGCACGCCGATGCGCGCAGCTGGTTCGTGGGCAATCAGGTGGCGATCGATACCACGGCGTTCCGCAATGCGACCCTGCAAGGCGCCTACGTGATCATAGCCGCCCGTGCGTTGGGGCTGGATTGTGGCCCGATGTCGGGTTTCGATAATGCCGGCGTGGATCAGGCGTTCTTTGCCGGTACGTCGATCAAGTCCAATTTCCTGATCAACATCGGCTACGGCGACAGCAGCCGCGACTTGTTCCCGCGCAGCCCGCGTCTGTCGTTCGACGAGGCCTGCCGCGTGGAATAA
- a CDS encoding MgtC/SapB family protein, translating to MIDAPEVLLRLALAAVLGAVIGLNRSRNEWAAGMRTHMLVSVGSALAIIVSAFGFRDVLGHPDVVLDPSRIAAQVVSGIGFLGAGTIMFLQREQIVRGLTTAAGLWATASIGLASGSGLFAAAGIATGLIWLILALLKPLERKLMSWGRRAIPRLRLRLTDATALGSVEAIVSRRHLPLQKIVLRRQEDGDDQVDLIFGPALRNDQLVTLADELRELEGLQSVSFESASQTPSQPPTTD from the coding sequence ATGATCGACGCTCCCGAAGTCCTTCTGCGCCTTGCTCTGGCTGCCGTGCTCGGTGCGGTGATCGGGCTCAATCGCAGCCGCAACGAATGGGCTGCCGGCATGCGCACTCACATGTTGGTGAGCGTGGGTTCGGCGTTGGCGATCATCGTCTCTGCATTCGGGTTTCGCGACGTGTTGGGTCATCCTGATGTGGTGCTTGATCCATCGCGTATCGCGGCCCAGGTGGTAAGCGGAATCGGTTTTCTCGGTGCCGGCACGATCATGTTTCTGCAACGTGAGCAGATCGTGCGTGGACTGACTACCGCCGCGGGCCTGTGGGCCACGGCGTCGATCGGTCTGGCGTCGGGCAGTGGCCTGTTCGCCGCAGCGGGTATTGCCACCGGTTTGATCTGGCTGATTCTGGCGCTGCTCAAGCCGCTGGAACGCAAGCTGATGTCGTGGGGCAGGCGTGCCATTCCGCGTTTGCGCTTGCGCCTGACGGATGCGACAGCGCTGGGTTCGGTGGAAGCCATCGTTTCACGCCGCCATTTGCCGCTGCAGAAAATCGTTCTGCGGCGGCAGGAGGATGGTGACGACCAGGTCGATTTGATTTTTGGTCCGGCCTTGCGTAACGACCAGCTGGTGACCCTGGCTGATGAATTGCGTGAGCTGGAAGGTTTGCAGTCTGTGTCATTCGAATCGGCGTCGCAGACGCCTTCTCAACCCCCCACTACTGATTGA
- a CDS encoding YceI family protein, whose translation MRTFRYVMLAGLLGAAMSAQAAPVTYKLDPGHTMVLFSWSHFGFSNPVADIGLGDGSLVFDQQNPSKSSVEVTLPLSNLDTHVPALDKHLKEPDFFDADKFPTITFKSTSVQPLGGKHYKVTGDLTVHGVTKPVVLNATLNNVGPHPMTGAQSIGFNATGTLKRSDFGLGAYVPKVSDEIQLTITTEGSVPKAGQ comes from the coding sequence ATGCGTACTTTTCGTTATGTGATGTTGGCCGGTCTGCTCGGCGCGGCGATGTCGGCCCAGGCAGCTCCGGTGACCTACAAGCTTGATCCCGGCCACACCATGGTGCTGTTCAGCTGGAGCCACTTCGGCTTCTCCAATCCGGTGGCTGATATCGGCCTCGGCGATGGCTCGCTCGTGTTCGACCAGCAAAACCCGTCCAAGTCCTCGGTGGAAGTCACCTTGCCACTGAGCAATCTCGATACCCACGTACCGGCGCTCGACAAGCACCTGAAGGAGCCTGACTTCTTCGACGCCGACAAATTCCCCACCATCACCTTCAAGAGCACCAGCGTACAACCGTTGGGTGGCAAGCATTACAAGGTAACCGGCGACCTCACCGTGCACGGTGTGACCAAGCCGGTGGTGTTGAATGCAACGCTCAATAACGTGGGTCCGCATCCGATGACGGGCGCGCAGTCGATCGGCTTCAATGCCACCGGCACGCTGAAGCGTTCCGATTTTGGCCTGGGCGCCTATGTGCCGAAGGTGAGCGACGAGATCCAGCTCACCATCACCACCGAAGGTTCGGTGCCGAAGGCAGGCCAGTAA
- a CDS encoding zinc-finger domain-containing protein: MSGSPAAAKPILANAENRYEVTRSDLPLSCPMPGMALWNSHPKVYLPIVQDGGESVCPYCGAHYVLND, from the coding sequence ATGTCGGGTTCCCCTGCCGCGGCCAAGCCCATCCTGGCGAATGCCGAAAATCGTTACGAAGTGACGCGTTCGGACCTACCGCTGTCATGTCCGATGCCCGGCATGGCGCTGTGGAATTCCCATCCCAAGGTATATTTGCCCATCGTTCAGGACGGCGGCGAGTCCGTATGTCCTTACTGCGGCGCACATTACGTCCTCAACGACTGA
- a CDS encoding glycosyltransferase codes for MSVAATPARVLTVVQLIPALRAGGAERSVLEMGQALVQAGHRSVVISAGGRMTAQLEAEGSEHITLDIGRKSLLTLGKLGPLRRILRELKPDIVHVRSRLPAWMGWWALKGMSPRPHFITTVHGLNSPGRYSAIMLRGERIVVVSQTVRDYLLSHYQKLDPARIRIIPRGIDPEAFPYGHRPDEAWQKAFFSEFPALAGAPLLILPGRGTRLKGHHDAIELVAELKQRGIETRLLLLGVIEPGREAYVRELQDLINARGIAGQVVLSPPRHDVRDIYAMSALVLQLSNKPEAFGRTVVEALSLCRPVLGYAHGGVGELLAELYPAGRVPPGDRERLVERAAELLRVAPPIPPLQRYRLIDMQRAALALYEEVAA; via the coding sequence ATGTCCGTTGCCGCCACACCAGCCAGGGTGCTGACTGTTGTGCAGCTGATTCCTGCGCTGCGCGCGGGCGGGGCGGAGCGTTCGGTGCTGGAGATGGGGCAGGCGCTGGTGCAGGCCGGTCATCGCTCGGTGGTGATTTCCGCCGGTGGCCGTATGACCGCTCAGCTGGAAGCCGAAGGCAGCGAGCACATCACCCTCGATATCGGCCGTAAATCGTTGCTGACCCTCGGCAAGCTGGGCCCGTTGCGACGCATCTTGCGCGAACTGAAGCCGGACATCGTCCATGTCCGTTCGCGCTTGCCAGCCTGGATGGGCTGGTGGGCGCTCAAGGGCATGTCGCCGAGGCCGCATTTCATCACCACGGTGCACGGTTTGAACTCGCCGGGGCGTTACAGCGCCATCATGTTGCGTGGTGAACGCATCGTGGTCGTTTCGCAGACGGTTCGCGATTATCTGCTTAGCCACTATCAAAAGCTGGATCCGGCCCGCATCCGCATCATTCCGCGCGGCATTGATCCGGAAGCCTTTCCTTACGGCCATCGCCCGGATGAGGCGTGGCAGAAAGCGTTCTTTTCCGAATTCCCGGCGTTGGCCGGTGCGCCACTGCTCATCCTGCCTGGGCGCGGTACGCGTCTGAAAGGTCATCATGACGCAATCGAACTGGTTGCCGAACTCAAGCAGCGCGGCATCGAAACGCGCTTGTTGCTGCTGGGTGTGATCGAACCGGGGCGGGAAGCCTACGTGCGAGAGCTACAGGATCTGATCAATGCGCGCGGCATAGCAGGGCAGGTGGTGTTGAGTCCGCCGCGTCATGACGTGCGCGATATCTACGCCATGTCCGCGTTGGTGTTGCAGCTGTCGAACAAACCCGAGGCATTCGGCCGGACCGTGGTGGAAGCGTTGTCGCTGTGCCGCCCCGTGCTCGGCTATGCCCATGGTGGCGTCGGCGAGTTGCTGGCCGAGCTCTATCCGGCAGGCCGGGTGCCGCCCGGTGATCGCGAGCGCCTGGTGGAGCGCGCTGCTGAACTGCTGCGTGTCGCGCCACCGATTCCGCCGCTGCAGCGTTATCGCCTGATTGATATGCAACGCGCAGCCCTGGCGCTGTACGAGGAAGTGGCGGCCTGA
- a CDS encoding O-antigen ligase family protein: MYPFIPALKDLLRSPLLPLWLVVALLPFGRSAELGTALCAIGFVLAWRRDGTAFWQDPGIRLLLLLLACYVGAALLSAFNAVMPGKSWSTVLALLRYLPLGAYACYVLCSEQRLHGFYVAVAIVIAFWVLDAWMQMLTGWSLRGHAEPERISGLFGADDPKLGPTLAVLSPFVLSVARERWQRRGLVIALLLLLGPVLLSGSRAAWLCFALVVLVFLWREAGSPMRFIAACLMAAVVLLAAGGIAWKTSSRFDARMQRTLEALGGHEQDLNEAMTGRLDIWHNSLAMIAAHPVTGVGVRDFRYAYPHFALANDHFMVAENCGDGVGACHAHQIVLEILTETGLVGLLLWLAGIGIAVRAWRRVSTRAQDAAFPVTLSLGVMLFPINTHLAFYSAWWGLLFAWLLGLWCAALYVVTRESHHGA; the protein is encoded by the coding sequence ATGTATCCGTTCATTCCAGCACTGAAAGACCTGCTGCGTTCACCGCTGTTGCCGTTATGGCTGGTAGTGGCGTTGCTGCCGTTCGGGCGTAGCGCCGAACTGGGCACCGCGCTTTGCGCAATCGGGTTTGTGCTGGCGTGGCGCCGCGATGGCACCGCATTTTGGCAGGATCCTGGCATCCGACTGTTGCTGTTGTTGTTGGCCTGCTACGTCGGCGCGGCGCTGCTGTCGGCTTTTAATGCGGTCATGCCGGGTAAAAGCTGGTCGACAGTGTTGGCTTTGCTGCGTTACCTCCCGCTGGGGGCGTATGCCTGCTACGTCTTGTGTAGCGAACAGCGGCTGCATGGTTTCTATGTCGCGGTCGCGATCGTGATTGCCTTTTGGGTGCTGGATGCGTGGATGCAAATGCTTACCGGCTGGAGCCTGCGCGGGCATGCTGAGCCGGAACGTATTTCCGGCCTGTTCGGCGCGGATGATCCGAAACTGGGGCCGACCCTGGCGGTGCTGTCGCCATTTGTACTATCGGTGGCTCGCGAGCGTTGGCAACGGCGCGGTCTGGTTATCGCGCTATTGCTTCTGCTGGGGCCGGTGTTGCTAAGCGGATCGCGCGCGGCTTGGCTCTGCTTTGCGCTGGTCGTGCTGGTCTTTCTGTGGCGTGAAGCGGGCTCGCCCATGCGGTTTATCGCTGCATGTCTCATGGCGGCCGTGGTTTTGCTGGCAGCTGGCGGTATTGCGTGGAAAACGTCGAGTCGTTTCGATGCGCGCATGCAACGCACGCTCGAAGCATTGGGTGGTCACGAACAGGATCTCAACGAAGCGATGACGGGTCGGTTGGATATCTGGCACAACAGCCTGGCGATGATCGCGGCGCATCCGGTCACCGGCGTGGGCGTGCGTGATTTTCGTTATGCCTATCCACACTTCGCGCTGGCGAATGATCATTTCATGGTGGCGGAAAACTGTGGTGATGGCGTGGGTGCCTGCCATGCGCATCAGATCGTGCTGGAGATTCTTACTGAAACAGGCCTCGTGGGTTTACTGCTATGGCTGGCCGGTATCGGCATAGCTGTACGGGCGTGGCGGCGCGTGAGCACGCGTGCACAGGACGCTGCTTTCCCGGTCACATTGTCGCTCGGCGTCATGTTGTTTCCGATCAATACCCATCTGGCCTTCTATTCGGCATGGTGGGGTCTGCTGTTCGCCTGGCTTTTGGGGCTGTGGTGCGCTGCACTCTATGTAGTGACAAGGGAGTCGCACCATGGCGCGTGA
- a CDS encoding glycosyltransferase family 2 protein, with the protein MAREPLSVVVITYNNADTLDLCLREVDWVDEIIVLDSGSTDSTVAIARMHGARVEVHPFDDYGPQKQRAYDLARNDWILNLDADEILSPGTRTIIERALEDPHHAGFRLPRRERMFWTVQHRWSHRNGHLRLFNRQRGGMNDVEVHAAVEVRGPVKTLWGADFVNDGDGDIATRVEKINRYSSGMVAHKLRRGQRFTGVRMVIYPPLFFLRQFVLKRYFLSGWAGFIASVLGAFYVFLKYAKLHEARRVKRRGN; encoded by the coding sequence ATGGCGCGTGAGCCGCTCTCTGTCGTTGTGATCACCTACAACAACGCCGATACGCTTGATCTGTGTCTGCGCGAAGTGGATTGGGTCGACGAAATCATTGTGCTTGATTCCGGCTCTACCGATAGCACTGTGGCCATCGCGCGAATGCATGGTGCGCGGGTGGAAGTGCATCCGTTCGACGATTATGGTCCGCAGAAACAGCGCGCCTACGATCTGGCACGCAACGACTGGATCTTGAACCTCGATGCCGACGAGATCCTCTCGCCCGGCACGCGTACGATTATTGAGCGTGCGCTGGAAGATCCACATCACGCAGGTTTTCGCCTACCGCGCCGTGAGCGCATGTTCTGGACGGTGCAGCATCGCTGGAGCCATCGTAACGGCCATCTGCGATTGTTCAACCGCCAGCGCGGCGGCATGAATGATGTGGAAGTACACGCTGCGGTGGAAGTGCGTGGTCCGGTGAAAACGCTGTGGGGCGCCGATTTCGTCAACGATGGCGATGGCGATATCGCCACGCGTGTGGAAAAGATCAATCGCTACAGCAGTGGCATGGTCGCGCACAAATTGCGCCGCGGGCAGCGCTTTACCGGTGTGCGCATGGTGATCTATCCGCCATTGTTCTTTCTGCGGCAGTTTGTGCTGAAACGTTATTTTCTCAGTGGCTGGGCGGGGTTTATCGCCAGCGTGCTGGGAGCGTTCTATGTGTTCTTGAAATACGCCAAGCTGCACGAGGCACGCAGGGTGAAGCGTAGAGGAAATTGA
- a CDS encoding DUF3304 domain-containing protein has translation MTALKKFAVALMFAMVSTLLSSCQAADDTMGLDVVGYNHTDHSIGDFSVNGEAGSFLARHSGGGGFACCVSLPSQYTPGMSVTVTWTDTYNAHPQSRVVVVPLYTPEDGGHFAVHFLRNGQIKVFVTMYYPEHPNYPLKGDEVPM, from the coding sequence ATGACAGCACTGAAAAAGTTCGCCGTTGCCCTGATGTTCGCGATGGTGAGTACTCTGCTCTCCAGTTGCCAAGCAGCTGATGACACCATGGGTCTGGACGTCGTGGGCTACAACCATACCGATCATTCGATTGGCGACTTCTCCGTCAATGGCGAGGCTGGCTCGTTCCTGGCAAGGCACTCAGGGGGTGGCGGTTTCGCCTGCTGTGTTTCCCTGCCAAGCCAATATACACCCGGCATGAGCGTGACGGTGACCTGGACGGATACGTACAACGCGCATCCGCAGAGCCGCGTTGTCGTCGTTCCGCTCTATACCCCGGAGGATGGTGGCCATTTCGCCGTCCACTTTCTTCGTAACGGTCAGATCAAGGTGTTCGTCACCATGTACTACCCCGAACATCCCAATTATCCGCTGAAGGGCGACGAAGTCCCGATGTAA
- a CDS encoding DUF3304 domain-containing protein, whose product MTPLKKLAVVLMLVLLSGLLAGCQAADHTMGLDVVGYNHTDHDIGDFSVNGEAGSFLARHEAHGMACCVSLPSRYTPGMSVTVTWTDTYNAHPQSRVVAVPPYTPEDSGAFAVHFLRNGDIKVFVTMHLPYPDQYPVTADEAQM is encoded by the coding sequence ATGACGCCACTGAAAAAACTTGCCGTTGTCCTGATGCTTGTGCTGTTGAGTGGTCTGCTTGCCGGTTGTCAGGCGGCCGATCACACCATGGGACTGGATGTCGTGGGCTACAACCACACCGATCATGACATCGGCGACTTCTCCGTCAATGGCGAGGCTGGATCGTTCTTGGCAAGGCACGAAGCACACGGCATGGCCTGCTGTGTTTCCCTGCCAAGCCGATACACGCCCGGCATGAGCGTGACGGTGACCTGGACGGATACGTACAACGCGCATCCGCAGAGCCGTGTTGTCGCCGTTCCGCCCTACACCCCGGAGGATAGCGGGGCATTTGCTGTTCATTTTTTACGTAACGGAGATATCAAGGTCTTCGTGACGATGCACTTGCCTTACCCCGATCAGTACCCCGTGACCGCCGACGAAGCCCAGATGTAA